CTCAGAGCGGTACTGCGGCCCCACGTCCGGCCCCTGGCGATCCACCTGGGTGGGATCGTGCATATCGAAAAAGCGTTTGGTTAAATCCTCGAAAGAAACTCTTTCCGGGTCAAAGCGGACTTCCACGGCCTCGGCATGGCCGCTATTCTTTGTGCAGACCTGGTAGTAGGTGGGGTTTTGAACCCGGCCGCCGGTATAGCCCACCGTGGTCTCGAGCACCCCGGGAATCTTCTGGAAATAGTACTCTACTCCCCAGAAACAGCCGGCGGCAAACACCGCCCGCTGTACCCGTTTTGCCGGAACGAAATCCATGGAGGTGGAATTGACAC
The sequence above is a segment of the Candidatus Aminicenantes bacterium genome. Coding sequences within it:
- the msrA gene encoding peptide-methionine (S)-S-oxide reductase gives rise to the protein VNSTSMDFVPAKRVQRAVFAAGCFWGVEYYFQKIPGVLETTVGYTGGRVQNPTYYQVCTKNSGHAEAVEVRFDPERVSFEDLTKRFFDMHDPTQVDRQGPDVGPQYRSEVFYLNQEQKETAERLIGHLKGLGLNVATRLTPFEEFWKAEDYHQDYYNRGGGTPYCHFITPRFDPDPES